AGATCTGGTTGAGCATGGTGAAGCCGTCGGAATCCAGGTAGTCCGCGTAGCGGCGCGGCATGCCCATGTTGCCCAGCCAGTGCTGGACGATGAAGGTGCCCTGGAAGCCCACGAAGGTGAGCCAGAAGTGGATCTTTCCGAGCCGCTCGTCGAGCATACGGCCCGTCATCTTCGGGAACCAGAAGTAAATGCCGGCGAAGGAGGTGAACACCAGGGTGCCGAACAGGGTGTAGTGGAAGTGCGCGATGAGGAAGTAGGACTCCGCCAGGTGGAAATCCAGCGGCGGGGAGGCCAGCATAATGCCGGTCAGGCCGCCGAAGAGGAAGGTGGTCATGAAGCCCATGGCCCAGATCATCGGCGTCTGCCAGGTGATGTGGCCGTTCCACATCGTGCCCACCCAGTTAAAGAACTTCATGCCGGTCGGGATGGAGATGAGGAAGGTCATGAAGGAGAAGAAGGGCAGCAGCACCGCGCCGGTGACGAACATGTGGTGAGCCCACACCGCCATGGACAGCGCGCCGATCGCGAGGATGGCGAAGACCAGGCCGATGTAGCCGAAGACCGGCTTACGGGAGAACACCGGGACGATCTCGGAGATGATGCCGAAGAAGGGCAGGGCGAGAACGTAGACCTCGGGGTGGCCGAAGAACCAGAAGAGGTGCTGCCACAGCACGGCGCCGCCGTTAGCGGAATCGTAGATGTGTCCGCCCAGCTTGCGGTCGTAGAGGACGCCGAGGGCGGCGGCCAGCAGCAGCGGGAAGATCATGAGGACGATGAGGGAGGCGGTGAACACGCCCCACACGAACACCGGCATGCGGAACATCGTCATGCCCGGGGCGCGCATGGTCAGCACGGTGGTGACCATGTTGATTGCGGAAGCGACGGTACCAACGCCGGTGGCGCCGACGCCGACGATCCACATGTCCGCGCCAATGCCCGGCGTGTGGACGGCGTCGGCCAGCGGCATGTACATGGTCCAACCGAAGTCAGCCGCGCCACCCGGGGTGAGGAACCCGAAGAGCATGGCCACGCCGCCGATCATGGTGATCCAGAAGCCGAAGGCATTCAGGCGGGGGAAGGCCACGTCCGGGGCGCCGAGCTGCAGCGGCAGGATGTAGTTACCGAAGCCCCACACGATTGGGGTACCGAACAGCAGCAGCATCACCGTGCCGTGCATGGTGAACAGCTGGTTGAACTGCTCGTTAGACAAGAACTGCAGGCCCGGGCTGAACAGCTCCGCACGCAGCAGAAGGGCCATGAGGCCACCCAAGAAGAAGAAGCTGACGGACATGATGATGTACATGATGCCCAGCTCTTTGTGGTCGGTCGTGGTCAGCATCGTCCACGCCTTCGAACCGAGCCGGGCCTTGCCCGTCGGCTCGGGACGTTCGGGCGCGACGTAATCGTCGAGCCGTGGCGCCACAGCGGTCATAAAGTCCTCCTGACTACAAGCGCTTCGCCGCCGCGAGGCGCTTAGTTGTATTTCAGTCACACCTTGCGGGTGTGACAACGCACTGCTGAGCCACTGGACCCAACAAGACACGCCTAGTGTAACCCGAGGGCGATTCAGCAAAAGTTCACGTTTCGAGGAAACTCCCAGGTGCCACGCCGCCGACCACGAAAAACCCCAAAATCAGTGACCGACGTCACATTTTCGGCCCGGTCAGACCAGTGACTAGGGAGCAAAAGCCCCGGTCACCGGCCCCTTATGGGAGTCAACCGAAAGGTGGAATGGCTCTAGAAGTCCCAGTCGTCGTCCGTCGTGTCTTCGGCGGTACCGATGACATAGGAGGAGCCGGAGCCGGAGAAGAAATCGTGATTCTCGTCGGCGTTGGGGCTCAGCGCGGACAGGATCGCCGGGGACACCTTAGTCTCGTCGGCCGGGAAGAGCCCCTCATAGCCCAAGTTGTTGAGGGCCTTGTTGGCGTTGTAACGCAGGAAGCGCTTGACGTCCTCGGTCCAGCCCAGTTCGTCGTAGAGGTCCTCCGTGTACTGGATCTCGTTGTCGTAGAGATCGTAGAGCAGGTCGAAGGTGTACTCCTTGAGCTCGTCGCGGCGCGTCTGGTCCGCCCGCTCAAGGCCTCGCTGGTACTTGTAGCCGATGTAGTAGCCGTGAACGGCCTCGTCGCGAATAATCAGGCGGATGATATCCGCCGTGTTGGTGAGCTTCGCGTGCGAGGAGAAGTACATCGGCAGGTAGAAGCCGGAGTAGAAGAGGAAGGATTCCAGCAGCGTGGAGGCGACCTTCTTCTTCAGCGGATCCTCACCCTCGTAGTAGCTGAGGATGATCTTCGCCTTCGTCTGAAGGTTGTCGTTCTCCTCCGACCACCGGAAGGCGTCGTTAATCATCGGCGTGGACGCCAGGGTCATGAAGATATTGGAGTAGCTCTTGGCGTGAACGCTCTCCATGAAGGCGATGTTGGTATACACGGCCTCCTCGTGCAGCGTGACCGCGTCGTCCAGCAGGGAGACTGCACCGACGGTGCCCTGAATGGTGTCCAGCAGGGTCAGTCCCGTGAACACCCGCATGGTGGTCTCCTGCTCCTTGGCAGTGAGCTTGTTCCACGTAGGAATGTCGTTGGAGACCGGGATCTTCTCCGGGAGCCAGAAGTTTCCGGTCAGCCGATCCCACACTTCCTGGTCTTTGTCGTCCGGGATGGTATTCCAGTTGATGGCCTTCACCGGCTTGTTGTGCTCGGCGACGTACGAATCGTACTCATGCTGCTCCACGGCAACCTCCTTAGATGAATGCTTCGCCCACCGGCCGTCTGCCCCCGCGAGAGGCTCTGGTGGGTCGTCACAGTGCGCCCTTGAGCCTAGTCGGAGCCCCTGCTGCGGGTAGTGGGGGCTCGCTCCCCCCGCCACGTCGTGTACTTTTTCGGAGCGCTACCCCAGCGGTTGTAAGATATTCCCATTAATAGCGACCTCACCCGGGTCGCGTCACCCCCGATTTCTCTGGGGAGCCGGACAGCGCCGGCGCGATGAGATTTGCTTTTCGAAAGGACTGCCGGAATATGGCATCGCCCCAACCATCCTCCGCCACTCCCCTGCTCACTACTGTGTTGGAGAGCCTTGGCCAGCGCATTGTCTCCGGTGAGCTCCAGGAGGGGCACACCTTCACGCTGCAGACCATCGGCGATCGCTTCGGCATCTCCCGCACCGTGGCCCGTGAGGCCATGCGAGCGCTTGAGCAATTGGGGTTGGTGGCGTCCTCGCGGCGGGTGGGCATCACTGTGCTGCCACGAAGCAATTGGGCGGTGTTCGACCCACAGGTCATCACGTGGCGGATGCGCTCCGCCGCGGAACGTCCCCAGCAGCTGCAGGCACTCACCGAACTACGGATCGCCGTCGAACCCATCGCAGCGTTCAACGCCGCTATCCACGCCACCGACGCCCAACGGGCGGAGTTGTTGGAACTCGCCGCTGAGTTGCGTCGTCTCGGCGAGGACACGCACGGTAAATCTTCCGATTTCCTGCGCGTCGACATCCGCTTTCATTCCCTGCTGCTGGAGGCCTCGGGCAATGAGATGTTCATCGCTTTGATTCCCTCGCTGTTGGAGGCTCTCTACGGGCGCACGGAGTTCGGCCTCCAACCGGCCAGCCCGGCTCATGAGGCGCTCGACGCGCACGACGCGCTCGCCCAGGCCATCAGCTCGGGCGATGCAAGCGGCGCCGAGGAGCAGTCACGGCTACTTATCTCCGAGGTACGCGCCGCCCTCCGACGCAGCCGCTAGAGCGAGTGGGCACCGCGGCGCCCCCGCTGCCACTCACCCACGGGGCGCTTGCTTCCGCTTCGACCTCCCCGCGGGGCGCTCGTGCCCTCTTCGACCTCCCCGCGGGGCGCTCTTGCGCCCCACTTCCACCTATCCGCGGGGCGCTCTTGCGCCCCACTTCCACCTATCCGCGGGGCGCTCTTGCGCCCCGCGTTTACAGCATGCAGCTGACGCAGCCCTCTACCTCGGTGCCGGCCAGGGCCATCTGACGCAGGCGGATGTAGTAGAGGGTCTTGATGCCCTTCCGCCAGGCGTAGATCTGGGCCCGGTTGATGTCCCGGGTGGTGGCGGTGTCTTTGAAGAAGAGCGTTAGCGACAAGCCCTGGTCCACGTATTTGGTGGCTACCGCGTAGGTGTCGATGATCTTCTCGTAGCCGATCTCGTAGGCATCCTTGAAGTAGTCCAGGTTCTCGTTGTCCATGTGGGGGGCCGGGTAGTAGACACGACCCACCTTGCCCTCCTTGCGGATCTCGATCTTCGAGGCGATCGGGTGGATGGACGACGTGGAGTTGTTGATGTAGGAGATGGATCCGGTCGGCGGCACGGCCTGGAGGTAGGCGTTGTAGAGACCGTGTTCCATGACGCTCGCCTTGAGCTGTTCCCAGTCCTGCTGCGTGGGAACGTTCATGGAGGACTGCTCCACGATCTGCTTGACCCGCGGCGTCGTCGGTGCGAAGTCGGCTGGATCGTAGCGGTCGAAGAAGGCACCGCTGGCGTAGTCGGAGGTTTCGAAGTTGGCGAACGTCTCTCCGCGTTCCTTGGCGATGAGGTTGGAGGCCTTAATCGCCTCGTACATCACGGCCGCAAAGTAGACGTTGGTGAAATCCAGTGCCTCGTCCGAGCCGTACTCGATGTGTTCGCGGCCGAGGTAGCCGTGGAGGTTCATCTGGCCAAGGCCGATGGCGTGCGACGCTTTGTTTCCTTCCCGGACGCTGGGGACGGACTCGATGCTCGTCTGATCGGACACACTGGTCAGGCCCCGCACCGCGGTCTCGATCGTCTGCGCGAAATCGGGGGAATCGACCGTCATGGCGATGTTGAGCGAGCCGAGGTTGCAGGAGATGTCGTGGCCGATGACGTCGAATGTGAGGTCCTCGTTGAGCACCGACGGGGTGTTGACCTGCAGGATCTCCGAGCACAGGTTGGACATGTTGATCCGCCCCTCAACGGGGTTGGCCCGATTCACGGTGTCCTCGAACATGATGTAGGGGTAGCCCGATTCGAACTGGATCTCTGCCAGAGTCTGGAAGAACTGGCGGGCGTTGATCTTGGCCTTGCGAATCCGGTCGTCCTCCACCATCTCCCAGTAGTGCTCGCTCACCGAGATGTCGCCGAAGGGCTTGCCGTAGATGCGCTCGACGTCGTACGGGCTGAACAGGTACATGTCGTCGTTACGCTTGGCCAGCTCGAACGTGATGTCCGGGATGAGCACACCGAGCGAGAGGGTCTTGATGCGGATCTTCTCGTCCGCATTCTCCCGCTTGGTGTCGAGGAACTTCATGATGTCCGGGTGGTGGGCGTTGAGGTACACCGCCCCGGCTCCCTGTCGCGCGCCGAGCTGATTGGCGTAGGAGAAGGAATCCTCCAACAGCTTCATGACGGGGATGACTCCGGAGGACTGGTTCTCGATGTGCTTGATCGGCGCGCCGGATTCCCGAAGGTTGCTCAGCAGCAGGGCGACGCCGCCGCCGCGCTTGGACAGCTGCAGCGCGGAGTTGATGGCCCGGCCGATGGACTCCATATTGTCTTCGATACGCAGCAGGAAGCAGGAGACCAGCTCGCCGCGCTGGGCCTTGCCGGCGTTGAGGAACGTCGGCGTCGCCGGCTGGAAGCGCCCGGACATGATCTCATCCACAAGGTGTTCAGCCAATGCGGTATCCCCGCCCGCGAGGTAGAGCGCCGTCATGGCTACGCGGTCCTCGAAGCGCTCTAGGTAGCGATTCCCGTCGAAGGTCTTCAGCGTGTACGAGGTGTAGTACTTAAACGCCCCAAGGAAGGACTTGAAGCGGAATTTGAACGCGTAGGCCCGCTTGTACAGGGACTTGATGAAGTCAGCATCGTAGCGCTGGAGCACCGTCGGATCGTAGTAGCGGTTCTCCACCAGGTACTTCAGCTTTTCTTCCAAGTCGTGGAAGTACACCGTGTTCTGGTTGACGTGCTGAAGGAAGTACTGGTTGGCGGCTTCGCGATCCTTGTCGAACTGAATCTGGCCGTCCTCGCTGTAGAGGTTCAGCAGGGCGTTGAGGGCGTGGTAATCCAGCTGGTCATGTGCCGGGCTATCGGGGCTCTGCTGGCCCAGGATGGTGGCGGAGTGGGCAGTCACAGTTGACTTCAGTCCTTTCAACGTAGGTTCGTTTTCCTGTGGTCGTATCACTTACACCGTAGCGAGCCGCCTAGACACGAGCGCCGAGGGTGGTTCGAACAGGCAAGTTGACACTTAAGGCTGCTTTATAAGTCCTAGCTTATCTGCGTTGGCGAGGAGGCCTTCCCGCACGATGCGGACGTCCTCCTCGGTTCCCAGCAGTTCGTAGCGATAGACGTAAGGCACGTGGCATTTGGCCGAGATCACCTCGCCGGCCTTGCCGAAGTCCGTGCCGAAGTTGGTGTTGCCGCCGGAGATGACGGCGCGAATGAGGCTTCGGTTGTGGGCATTGTTGAGGAACTTAATGACCTGCGGCGGCACCGGCCGGGTGTTCTGGTGGCTGATCGACGCTCCGCCGCCATAAGTGGGGCAGACCAGGACGTAGGGTTCGTCGACGATGAGCTCGCCGTCGGTGCGCCGGATCGGGATTCGAGCGCTGGGGAAGCCGAGTTTGTCCACGAAGCGTCGAGTGTTTTCCGTCGCGGAGGAGTAGTAGACCACCAGCATGGGCTCAAGGCACCTCTTTCACTACCGCCCGCCGCCGAAAAGAACATAAAGAATGCCAGCCCCTTCGCGCGAGCGGAGTGTTGAGAGGCTGGCTTCATCGGTGCGAGTGGCTAGGCTGCGGCCTTCGCCAGGCCGCGGATGCGATCCGGGCGGAAGCCAGACCAGTGCTCGCCGTCGACCTCGACGACCGGAGCCTGGAGGTATCCCAGCGCCATGATGTAGTCACGGGCATCGGTATCGATGGAAACGTCGACGAGGTTGTAGTCCAGGCCGGCCCGGTCCAGTGCCTTCTTCGTGGCGTTGCACTGAACGCACGCGGGCTTGGTGTAGACGGTGATGGACATAATTTCCCCTTACTGCTGTAGCGCCGGCCACCTATGAGCTGCGGCTAAGGATCGCTGTGGTTCCGGCCCGTTTGGGCAACACCAACGACACTATACTTTGTGCCCCGTTCATGCAACTAACACTATATATAGTAGTTACACTGATGATATCCCCAGGTTAGCCCGCGCCGGGCACCCACATGT
Above is a genomic segment from Corynebacterium uterequi containing:
- the ctaD gene encoding aa3-type cytochrome oxidase subunit I, which produces MTAVAPRLDDYVAPERPEPTGKARLGSKAWTMLTTTDHKELGIMYIIMSVSFFFLGGLMALLLRAELFSPGLQFLSNEQFNQLFTMHGTVMLLLFGTPIVWGFGNYILPLQLGAPDVAFPRLNAFGFWITMIGGVAMLFGFLTPGGAADFGWTMYMPLADAVHTPGIGADMWIVGVGATGVGTVASAINMVTTVLTMRAPGMTMFRMPVFVWGVFTASLIVLMIFPLLLAAALGVLYDRKLGGHIYDSANGGAVLWQHLFWFFGHPEVYVLALPFFGIISEIVPVFSRKPVFGYIGLVFAILAIGALSMAVWAHHMFVTGAVLLPFFSFMTFLISIPTGMKFFNWVGTMWNGHITWQTPMIWAMGFMTTFLFGGLTGIMLASPPLDFHLAESYFLIAHFHYTLFGTLVFTSFAGIYFWFPKMTGRMLDERLGKIHFWLTFVGFQGTFIVQHWLGNMGMPRRYADYLDSDGFTMLNQISTIFSFLLGASVIPFIWNVFKSWRYGEVVTVDDPWGYGNSLEWATSCPPPRHNFVSLPRIRSERPAFELHYPHMVERMRREQHSGGDKH
- the nrdF gene encoding class 1b ribonucleoside-diphosphate reductase subunit beta; the protein is MEQHEYDSYVAEHNKPVKAINWNTIPDDKDQEVWDRLTGNFWLPEKIPVSNDIPTWNKLTAKEQETTMRVFTGLTLLDTIQGTVGAVSLLDDAVTLHEEAVYTNIAFMESVHAKSYSNIFMTLASTPMINDAFRWSEENDNLQTKAKIILSYYEGEDPLKKKVASTLLESFLFYSGFYLPMYFSSHAKLTNTADIIRLIIRDEAVHGYYIGYKYQRGLERADQTRRDELKEYTFDLLYDLYDNEIQYTEDLYDELGWTEDVKRFLRYNANKALNNLGYEGLFPADETKVSPAILSALSPNADENHDFFSGSGSSYVIGTAEDTTDDDWDF
- a CDS encoding FadR/GntR family transcriptional regulator — protein: MASPQPSSATPLLTTVLESLGQRIVSGELQEGHTFTLQTIGDRFGISRTVAREAMRALEQLGLVASSRRVGITVLPRSNWAVFDPQVITWRMRSAAERPQQLQALTELRIAVEPIAAFNAAIHATDAQRAELLELAAELRRLGEDTHGKSSDFLRVDIRFHSLLLEASGNEMFIALIPSLLEALYGRTEFGLQPASPAHEALDAHDALAQAISSGDASGAEEQSRLLISEVRAALRRSR
- the nrdE gene encoding class 1b ribonucleoside-diphosphate reductase subunit alpha: MTAHSATILGQQSPDSPAHDQLDYHALNALLNLYSEDGQIQFDKDREAANQYFLQHVNQNTVYFHDLEEKLKYLVENRYYDPTVLQRYDADFIKSLYKRAYAFKFRFKSFLGAFKYYTSYTLKTFDGNRYLERFEDRVAMTALYLAGGDTALAEHLVDEIMSGRFQPATPTFLNAGKAQRGELVSCFLLRIEDNMESIGRAINSALQLSKRGGGVALLLSNLRESGAPIKHIENQSSGVIPVMKLLEDSFSYANQLGARQGAGAVYLNAHHPDIMKFLDTKRENADEKIRIKTLSLGVLIPDITFELAKRNDDMYLFSPYDVERIYGKPFGDISVSEHYWEMVEDDRIRKAKINARQFFQTLAEIQFESGYPYIMFEDTVNRANPVEGRINMSNLCSEILQVNTPSVLNEDLTFDVIGHDISCNLGSLNIAMTVDSPDFAQTIETAVRGLTSVSDQTSIESVPSVREGNKASHAIGLGQMNLHGYLGREHIEYGSDEALDFTNVYFAAVMYEAIKASNLIAKERGETFANFETSDYASGAFFDRYDPADFAPTTPRVKQIVEQSSMNVPTQQDWEQLKASVMEHGLYNAYLQAVPPTGSISYINNSTSSIHPIASKIEIRKEGKVGRVYYPAPHMDNENLDYFKDAYEIGYEKIIDTYAVATKYVDQGLSLTLFFKDTATTRDINRAQIYAWRKGIKTLYYIRLRQMALAGTEVEGCVSCML
- the nrdI gene encoding class Ib ribonucleoside-diphosphate reductase assembly flavoprotein NrdI produces the protein MLVVYYSSATENTRRFVDKLGFPSARIPIRRTDGELIVDEPYVLVCPTYGGGASISHQNTRPVPPQVIKFLNNAHNRSLIRAVISGGNTNFGTDFGKAGEVISAKCHVPYVYRYELLGTEEDVRIVREGLLANADKLGLIKQP
- the nrdH gene encoding glutaredoxin-like protein NrdH; translated protein: MSITVYTKPACVQCNATKKALDRAGLDYNLVDVSIDTDARDYIMALGYLQAPVVEVDGEHWSGFRPDRIRGLAKAAA